One segment of Acropora muricata isolate sample 2 chromosome 8, ASM3666990v1, whole genome shotgun sequence DNA contains the following:
- the LOC136926009 gene encoding uncharacterized protein encodes MAIHYEQIDLLNIRLHHEQIRRNPQEGEIVGDGRLIGNNRLHNAVLSSDINVCLQEEQCLYVNGANAKGETPLHLAAINTSQEGVVLTEILLAKGGDVNMKNNWGQTPVLYAAITDSFETLQKLIAAPNIDIDVADLKGYNALHCLLSYRKPPSIEEETYHLEDDEDLDVVSSDLKQALCQFVKTGIKLNCQTNFGNSILHLAARREDNTPLLRFILRNFPEIDLRSKNQMGENFLHVYGDCEIFENVSELLDEIASTSLPILRELLAEKDIFGRTPWGNMIDNANFSVDFLQNVLSYGISVNTADNLGNTALHRIAGVSMGITCTRLIEFLIQSGADVNTENVYNETPGFVLFLENVFDAFVKNGMDFDKRNRWARSPLVSIMKHRPIPDLLRKLIKETKADVNTKDMHGSSALHFAAYHDYPEQLELLLEHGADRNAVDDLQDRPLDTARRHSSFHSYHILTKEDGDDGGVAFQVSKSNSVEQILLHMPRAIPLSRITSSHDVENFLGLQASSDEMINHLLTKYYRRPAAVSEEVEMITADVISLVDKLCARIGEYDARCEMSIFPTGSSAEGTKVGRPDEFDFALCLEKLVDKTNIVMTEECLQTGYACLRFKDTPVPKEYRHFSDAEGYFLAMPLLQHLSRFFRRALNETNLWLSGNLYYNFEDKIKVLHGKPVFNFSVYWMGSVFKQLKISIDLVPAVYKRGWWPPNINFKEIPLANENVIDAGCFLILQTLTQDFDKKRHLLDDSISHTCNIFEDDADFGKRRMLRISATPAEIALVKSLPEKFRHAYALCKIVKSKVVSPEIEVDSIPTNRYYLLKKFQEKKALPIKPSEVIKSYMLKNCTLYALQEMRRGSERSYSKLNVSEIATKLCEFLLQFADEKWLKPYFLPFSDVFEIDEPKSAYTDFLLQLKREYSLKLMLGLLKHPFPEECLASKIKRVPMMWH; translated from the coding sequence ATGGCAATTCATTATGAACAGATCGATTTGCTGAATATTCGTTTGCATCATGAGCAAATAAGAAGAAACCCACAGGAAGGTGAGATTGTCGGAGATGGCCGGCTCATTGGAAACAACAGACTGCATAACGCAGTTCTGTCGAGTGACATCAACGTATGTTTACAGGAAGAGCAATGTCTATACGTCAACGGCGCAAATGCAAAAGGCGAGACACCTTTACATCTAGCAGCAATAAACACCTCTCAAGAAGGAGTAGTCTTGACTGAAATACTTTTGGCGAAAGGTGGAGATGTCAACATGAAAAATAATTGGGGCCAAACCCCTGTTCTTTATGCTGCTATAACTGATAGTTTCGAAACCCTGCAAAAGCTAATAGCTGCACCCAATATCGACATCGATGTTGCAGATCTTAAGGGATACAACGCTCTTCACTGTCTGTTATCTTATCGTAAACCTCCAAGTATAGAAGAAGAGACTTATCATCTTGAGGATGATGAAGATCTAGACGTTGTATCCTCTGACCTGAAGCAGGCACTTTGTCAGTTCGTGAAGACTGGAATTAAGCTGAACTGTCAGACAAACTTTGGAAACAGTATTCTTCATTTGGCTGCCAGAAGAGAGGACAATACTCCATTGCTAAGATTCATTCTTCGCAACTTCCCAGAAATAGATTTGAGAAGCAAGAATCAAATGGGTGAAAATTTTTTGCATGTCTACGGAGATtgcgaaatttttgaaaacgtttctgaGTTGTTAGATGAAATTGCTTCAACAAGCCTACCTATACTCAGAGAGTTGTTAGCTGAAAAAGACATTTTTGGCAGAACGCCATGGGGTAACATGATAGACAACGCCAACTTCTCGGTAGATTTTCTCCAGAACGTATTATCATATGGAATATCCGTCAACACAGCCGATAATCTTGGGAATACAGCATTACATAGAATTGCAGGAGTATCAATGGGTATCACTTGCACAAGATTAATCGAGTTTCTCATACAGAGTGGTGCAGAtgttaacactgaaaacgttTACAATGAAACTCCGGgctttgtgttgtttcttgAAAACGTTTTCGATGCCTTTGTGAAGAACGGGATGGATTTTGACAAGAGAAATAGATGGGCTCGCAGTCCTCTTGTTTCTATTATGAAACACAGACCAATACCAGATCTGCTCCGAAAGCTGATAAAGGAAACCAAAGCTGATGTGAACACAAAGGATATGCATGGATCGAGTGCCCTTCATTTTGCTGCTTACCATGACTATCCAGAGCAACTGGAACTCCTGCTTGAACATGGTGCTGACAGAAACGCCGTTGATGACTTGCAAGACAGACCATTGGATACTGCCAGACGTCACTCCAGCTTCCACAGTTATCACATCTTGACAAAGGAAGATGGTGATGATGGTGGTGTTGCCTTTCAGGTGTCAAAGAGTAATTCAGTTGAGCAAATTCTCTTACACATGCCAAGAGCTATTCCGTTGTCCAGAATAACATCCTCGCATGACGTTGAAAATTTTCTCGGCCTCCAAGCAAGTTCGGATGAAATGATTAATCACCTCCTGACCAAGTATTATCGTAGACCTGCAGCAGTGTCTGAAGAagtggaaatgattacagcggATGTCATTTCCCTTGTTGACAAACTATGTGCGAGAATTGGCGAGTATGATGCCAGATGTGAAATGTCAATATTTCCTACTGGTAGCTCGGCTGAAGGAACGAAAGTTGGTCGCCCAGACGAATTCGATTTCGCTTTATGCCTTGAGAAGTTAGTTGACAAGACAAACATTGTGATGACTGAAGAGTGCTTGCAAACCGGCTACGCTTGTCTTAGATTCAAAGACACTCCAGTTCCAAAGGAGTATCGGCACTTTTCTGACGCGGAGGGATACTTTTTAGCGATGCCACTCTTGCAACATTTGTCTAGATTCTTTAGACGAGCTCTCAATGAAACAAATCTGTGGCTGTCTGGAAATTTGTACTACAATTTCGAGGACAAGATAAAGGTCCTTCACGGTAAACCAGTGTTCAACTTCAGTGTTTATTGGATGGGATCAGTGTTCAAGCAGCTTAAGATAAGCATAGATCTGGTTCCAGCGGTGTACAAGAGAGGATGGTGGCCTCCCAACATCAACTTTAAGGAAATCCCTTTAGCAAATGAAAACGTGATCGATGCTGGATGCTTCCTTATACTTCAGACGCTAACACAAGACTTCGACAAGAAAAGACATCTACTAGATGACAGCATAAGTCATACTTGCAACATCTTTGAGGATGACGCAGATTTTGGTAAACGCAGAATGTTGCGCATCTCGGCCACTCCAGCAGAGATAGCGCTTGTGAAATCCTTACCAGAGAAATTTCGCCATGCTTATGCTCTTTGCAAAATAGTGAAAAGCAAAGTCGTATCCCCAGAAATTGAAGTTGATAGCATTCCAACAAATCGTTATTACCTGTTGAAGAAATTCCAGGAAAAGAAAGCATTGCCGATCAAGCCATCAGAAGTGATAAAAAGCTACATGTTGAAGAATTGTACACTTTATGCGTTGCAAGAAATGCGCCGAGGTTCAGAGCGAAGTTACTCAAAGTTGAACGTTTCTGAAATCGCTACAAAGTTATGCGAGTTCCTTTTGCAATTTGCCGATGAGAAATGGTTAAAGCCTTACTTTCTTCCTTTCTCCGACGTCTTTGAGATTGACGAACCAAAATCTGCTTACACTGACTTTTTGCTCCAGCTCAAGCGCGAGTATAGCTTGAAGCTTATGCTTGGTTTATTAAAGCATCCGTTTCCCGAAGAATGCTTAGCGTCTAAAATAAAAAGGGTGCCTATGATGTGGCACTGA